The DNA segment TTTGCCGTCCATGCCGGAACGGTGGTGACACCGCCGCTGAACAGCGGATGCCTGAATGGAGTAACGCGGCAAATTCTTTTTGAAGAGGCGCCGAGAATCGATCTGCCAGTGATGGAGCGGGCATTCGCGATCGAGGAACTCTACAAGGCCGACGAAGTATGTATCTCCTCGACTACGCGGCACGTGCAGCCGGTGGGACAGATTGGCGAACATAAGTACTCGCAGGCGCCGGGGCCGATCACCGAACGGATGGAACGATTGTTCGCGGAATACTTCGAGCGATATCTGGCAAAGTCGAAGGTGGAGGTGTGACTTGGCGTTGTGGGAACGGCCCCGCTCTGACGCGACATCCCTGAGCTAATACTGTGCAAGCGAGATCAACTACCCCGCCCTAGCCAAAAGACGGCTAGAGTGGGGCACCCTCAGGGTTCTTCGTCCCATTTATCCGATTGCAGAGCCGGAGGGCTTCTGTGAGCGGATCGCCTGCAACCGCGTCGACCAGTCCTGCGGCGAGCGCTTGAGGGGCACGCAGCTTTTCCGCTGCCACGAACATTTGCAGCGCCTTTGCGCGCCCGATGAGGCGCGGCAGACGTTGCGTGCCGCCCCACCCGGTGATCAGTCCCAGCGCGGCCCCACGATGTCCAAACTCGGCGTTAGGCGCGGCAATCCGGTAGTCGCAAGCCAGGACCAGATCTAATCCTCCGCCCATACAGTAGCCGTGAATCGCCGCACAGACGGGAGCGGGAAAGTCGTCGACAAGTTGGGTCAGAGCCTGACCCATCTGAGCAAAAGCAAGCGCATCGCTGCTCAGCAAAACGATCTCACTCAGGTCGGCGCCGGCGGAGAAGAACTTTTCGTTGCCTGTAATGATCAATGGGCTTGGCGGCGATGTGCATGCGAGCTCGCGGACTGCCTTTGTGAGGGCGAGCACACAGGCACGCGAGAGGCGGTTGGTTCCGTCTGCTGAGACCAAGCGCAGGATAGATACCTTGTCGCGAGTCTCGATGCTGAAGAAGTCGGGCAAGCAGCAATCAATCAGTAATCAGTAGTCAGTTCCGGGTCAGGTGTCGAGCTGCGCTCGACGTGCACGGAGGAGACATCCGTTCCCACGTGATTTTTGCGAGAAAAGCAAACCCGCTTTTGGCGAACAAGAGAGAAGGAACTACAGATCCATCGGCCGCCTGCGCCGGCCAGTGATGACAACGAACTGTGTCTATTTATTGCGCCGAAGGAACTGATCCTCATTGTGCCGAAAAAACCGTTCTTATTGCGCCGAAGAAACCGGTTCGCCCTTCACGTTGCTGCGAATGAACTGCACGATTTCATCCATCGGCGTGCCCGGCTGGAAGACGGCTGCGACGCCCTGCTGCTTGAGTCCGGCGACGTCCTGATCGGGGATGATGCCGCCGACCAGCACCATGACATCTTCCATTTGATTCTGCTTCAGCAGTTCCATGACGCGCGGCACGATGGCGTTATGCGCGCCGGAGAGGATGGAGAGGCCGATGACGTCCACATCTTCCTGGAGAGAGGCGGTGACGATCATCTCGGGAGTCTGGCGGAGGCCGGTGTAGATGACTTCCATTCCGGCATCGCGCAGGGCGCGGGCGATGACCTTGGCGCCGCGGTCGTGGCCGTCGAGGCCCGGCTTGGCTACGAGGACCCGGATTTTCTTTTCACTCGCTTTGACCATTACGGTGTCTCGAAGCATACAACATGGCGGATTCGACGTCGCGGACGGAGGACACAGAGGAAAGTGCGCGGGCGGGGCGCTGGGTGTGGAAAGGGAGGGGATTGGGGCAGGAGTGTACAACTCAGTTAATCCCGTCTGCCCTGATCCCCGACACAAAACCAGAGAGTTATGCGAAGGGCGATTCGCTGCAAGCAAAGGACTTACTAAAGCAGAAACAAAACCAAGGAAACAATAGCCAGCTCACCAGGAGAAATCGTCGCAGGTCAGGTGTTGGCCCCAACGTAGCCTACTTGCGCTGTGGGTTGCCATCCTTCATCTCCGCGTAGCGCCACAGGTACCAGCAAGCAACGGAGCGATAGGGGTGCCACTTCTCGGCGATCTTCAGAATATATTTCGGCTTGGGCATTTTGCGTTTGCCGTAAGCCCGGCGGATGGCGGAATTCACACCGTAATCGACGGTAGGCATGACGTTCGGCCGTCTAAGGGCAAAGATCAGGAACATCTGCGCTGACCAAACCCCAATACCCTTGACGCGGGTAAGGTGCTCGATCACGTCTTCGTCGGTCATAGCAGGCAGCCGGTCGAATTCAATTTCGCCGCTGTGCGTGCGCTCAGCGAGGTCGCGAATGTAGGAGAGCTTCTGCTTGGAAAGCCCGACGGCGCGCATCTGGGCTTCGCTGAGCGCGAGGATCGATTCCGGAGTCAGGGTGCCGCCCGCGGCGACGACCAGACGATCGAAGATGGCGCGGGCTGCGCTGCCGTGCAACTGCTGGAAGACAATCGATCGCACCATGCTTTGGAAAGTGGGATCGCGGAAGGTCAGACGGCAGGGTCCGACGCGCTCGATGATGGCGGCAAGCACAGGATCGGATTTTTTCAGATGGCGAACCGCGTGACGCATGCTCCTCATAGAGATTGGGGCTAGTGGCGCGTGGATGCGGAAATTCGCCGCCGTACACCGATCGGAGCAAGAACTGGACCTAAACCCAAGAATCAGGGTGTCGCCCTAAGTCAGCAGCTCTGTGTTCAACAATATTGAAAAAGAAAATTCGTAGCCTGTCCCTGCGACGGCGAGACGCGAGCCGTCGGAACGGTACATAGAAGGACTCAGAACTCGAAGTAGCCCGCCGAGGCGCGGTGTGGGGCGCCATCGGTTCCGGTGGCCGGCAGCAGGCCCACGACGCTGCGCAGAGTCTCCCAGGCGGCCTGGTTGAGGGCGGGGTCGGCGCCGACGAGGTCGCGGATCATCTGCCAGGCAGCGATGTTGAGGGCGCCGTCGGGGGGCGGTCCCATGGCGAGCGAAACTGAGCACTGCGAGCAGAAGCAGATGCGCTGCGCCGCGGATTTCTGCCGCGGCCGGATGCCTACCGTCTGGGCGAACATGTACACCGCTACAGACTTGTGCCCCGCTTCCAGCTCGCGATTACAGCGAAGACAAAACAGGTTTTCCAAGCCTACCTTCCTGGGGCCAATGTGGCGTTAAGGGAATACTGGCGTCTGCTGCAAGGACCGCGCAAGTATGCAGCGAGATTCCCGGCATCGGGACCAACCCGTGAAAGACCAGCGACAACTAAGTTAGAAGTCAGAAGTTGGAAGCTGGGCGTAAACGTTGGCGGTAAGGAGGCCAGGCGGCCAGGCAGAGAATCAAGCTGTGCTCTAGGCAGAAGGTCGCGGCATCGTGCACTCTGCTGCAATGAAATTGAGCGTGGACATCATGGATGATAACGAACTGCATTTGCCTGCCGGGCGGACCAAGGGTCGAGGGTATCCAGGATTCGCGAAATTTTTTCGCCTCTCACATCTTCGCCGACTCCGGGGCAGCGAGCAGGTGGCGGCTGTCTGCTACCGTGTGCGAAATAGGACGATCGAATTCCTCCTGGTGCGGACCCGGGGCGGGCGATGGACATTTCCCAAGGGCAGCCTCGAATCCGGTCTGACTCACGCGCAGACCGCCGCCCTGGAAGCATTCGAAGAAGCGGGGGTGCATGGCCGCATGGAGGAGGCCTCCTTCGCGCGTTATGTCCGCCGCAAGCGTGGCGACGCACAGGACTCGCCAATCGAGCTGGCTGTCAATGCGCATCTCTGCGAGGTGCTGCGGCAGGATCCGCCGCAGGAGTTTGATCGTAATCCGACATGGTTTCCTCCCGAGAAAGCCAAGCGACGGCTGCGCGAAGACCGCTCACCGGAATACGGGGCCGAGCTTTCGCGCGTGGTTGACCGCGCCCTGATGCGCATACGGCAACTTCGAAATGGCACACATCCTTCCGGTGATGCGCTACAGAAGGTGACGTTCATTGACGACGCCCGGAGACGATTGAGCCGGGGGAAAGCTCGCAAGAAGAAGTAATCCTCAGTCGAGCTGCGCTCGCCCTGAACGGACGGGGCGTCCGTTCCCACGTGATTCTCGTGGACAGGGTTGCGTCGCCGCCTTTGCCGGCTAGTGACGACAATATTGTTGGGGGCGCCTCGGCACGAATAAAGATCGTGCCCTTTTCACGGCCCCCAGCCTCCGCCCAAAGACGGCGGAAGGGTGGGGCAAGCCCCTTTCCAAATTCTTACGGTTTGAATGCGCACTTTGCTGGCCGCCACCGCCGCATGAAACTTTTCCCATTCTCTGAGCGTCCAACCTTGTAGCAATCCGGTTCTTCATTTGGATCGTATTGATAACAGAGGACAACGTATCTGATGTTGATTAAGAAGCCTAACGATATTCCTTCGTCTGAGATCACCCCTAAGTCCACTTACATGAATCGGCGCAAATTCATGACGGGGGTGGCCGCGGGAGGCGCGCTGTTGGTGGCAGGCAGATTTCTCGGCCATCTCCTATCGCCGCACGAAACTGTGAGCGCTGCCGCCAAACTTGATGCCGCCAAGAGCCAATTCAGTACTACTGAGAAACAAACCCCGTTAAACGACATCACGAACTACAACAACTTCTACGAATTCAGTACCGATAAATACGAGCCGGCTCACCTGGCGCAGTCGCTGCAAACGCGGCCCTGGGCGGTCGAAGTTGCCGGGCTGGTACAGAAGCCTCGCACTCTCGAGATCGACTCGATCTTGAAGTCGTCTCGGTTGGAGGAGCGCATCTACCGCCACCGTTGCGTGGAGGGCTGGTCGATGGTGATTCCCTGGGTGGGCTTCCCGCTCAGCGCATTGCTCAAGCAGCTCAATCCTCTGGGAACCGCCAAGTATGTGCAGTTCACCACCAAGTACGATCCCAAGCAGATGCCCGGGCAGCGCTATGGCGTGCTCGATTGGCCTTATGTCGAGGGTCTTCGCATGGACGAAGCCATGCATCCTCTGACGATTCTGGCAGTGGGGCTCTATGGCGAAGAATTGCCCAAGCAGGATGGCGCACCCATCCGCCTGGTGGTCCCCTGGAAGTACGGCTTCAAGAGCATCAAATCCATCGTGAAGATCAACTTTGTGGAGAAGGAGCCTACGACTACGTGGTCGGCTGCGGCGCCCAATGAATATGGGTTCTATTCCAATGTGAACCCGGATGTTGACCATCCCCGCTGGAGCCAGAAAACCGAGAGGCGGATCGGCGAGTTTTACAAGCGCCCCACCCTGATGTTCAACGGCTACGGTGATCAGGTGGCTGGACTGTACACAGGCATGGATTTGCGAAAATACTTTTGAGGGCGATCGAGAGGAACACCAGGGACAACAGAATGACCAAGGCTCAAATCAGGTTCTTAAAAGTCCTCGTGTTCCTGCTCTGCCTGGGACCGGTCGCGCATCTGGTGTGGAAGGGTTTTCACGGGATGCTGGGGGCCAATCCGATCGAGGTGATCACCCATTCTACGGGTGACTGGACGCTTCTGTTTCTGCTGTTCACGCTCAGCATCACGCCCCTGCGGAAACTCACCGGATTCTTAGAGCTCATCCGCTTCCGGCGCATGCTCGGCTTGTTTGCCTTCTTTTACGCGACACTGCATTTCATGACTTACATCTGGCTCGATAAGTTTTTTGACGTACATGAGATGCTGGCCGACATCGCCAAGCGCAAATTCATCACGGTGGGATTCACGGCATTCGTGCTGCTGATTCCGCTGGCGCTGACCTCGACCAGCGGGATGATCCGCCGCCTGGGGGGCAAGCGCTGGCGCGGGCTGCATCGGCTGATTTACGCCAGTGCAGCTCTGGGGGTTTTTCATTACCTCTGGTTGGTGAAGGCAGACATCCGCCGGCCTCTGTACTACGGCATAGCACTCGCTGTCCTGCTACTCTGGCGACTTCTGAGCTGGGCAATTCCCTTCTTCTCGCACCGGCCTGCTGCTCCGAAAGACGTCTCCTACGTCAGCAATTAGTCTTGAGAGTGTCATCCTGAGCGAGGACGGGAATACAAACCCCGTCCGAGTCGAAGGATCTTGCGTTTGCAGGCGGGTGCCATTCTAGCTTTGTTTTGGCGAAAATGTCCCTGCGAGCACATTTACAATCTAAAGCTGTTGCTGAGGGCCAATTGCTGATTACTAATTGCTGAGTGCTTCCTTCATGAACATGGCAGCCCCACAAATCCTGCCCGTAATCGAGCCGCAGATGATCGTGGTTCCCGCGGGCTGGTTCCTGATGGGCTGTAACTCAGGGCAGGACGTGGAAAAGCCGGTACACCGGATCTGGGTCGACACATTCTCGCTCGCCTCAACCCAGGTCTCCAATTCCCAGTACGCTCGGTATCTGGAAGAGACTGGCAGTCCTGCACCGCCCTTCTGGCAGAATCCCGATTTTCGCGACCCCCATCAGCCGGTTGTAGCCATCACATGGTTTGAAGCGGCGGTGTACTGCGATTGGCTGTCTCGCTCGATCGGCAGGCATTATCGGCTCCCCACCGAAGCAGAGTGGGAACGTGCCGCGCGCGGTGGCCGCGAGGGTCTGCTGTTTCCCTGGGGCAATGAGCCTCCGCAGTCGCGGGCGCATTACGGCGCGCGTTGGAAGTCCGGACCGGAGCCGGTCGCCACTTCCGAGCCCAATGCATATGGGCTCCGCGAAATGTGCGAGAACGTTCATGAGTGGTGCAGTGACTGGTTCCAGGCGGATTACTACGCAACTTCGCCGGAGCGCAATCCGCAAGGGCCTGCGACGGGTAGTCGCAAGTCATCGCGCGGCGGCTCGTGGCGGCATCACATCAAGATTTCGCGCTGCTCGGCCCGCTCCAGCATCCCACCGGAATTTCAGTACGCTGATTACGGCTTTCGCGTGGCCTGCGATCTTGCGGGTTAGCATCAAGATGGTCGGTTCGAAAAAGAAAGAGCAATTTTAGGGAGTTGAAGTTCCTGGATGCTTCCAAGAACTGCAGGTCCCTCGGCCCGCTGCAGCGGGCCTCGTCATGACAACAGCCGGCAGGAGGATTTCCCGCATGCCGCATGCCCTGGGTTTCGACGTTTACGGCACCCTGGTTGACGTCCACGCCCTGGTGGAGCAGCTCCGGTCGTTTGCCGGCGACCAGGCGCAGCATCTCTCCGAACTCTGGCGCCAGAAGCAGGTGGAGTACGCTTTCCGCCGCGGCCTGATGCGCAATTACCAGGACTTCGGCGTCTGCACGGCGCAGGCGCTCACGTTTGCGCTGCGATCGCTCAAGATCAATCTGCCTGAAGCCGATGAGCTGCGCATGCTCTCGCAATATTTGAATCTTCCACCCTACTCTGACGTGGTCTCCGGTCTGGAGATACTGAAGGCCAATGGCCACCGAGTCGTGGCTTTCTCCAACGGCACGGAAAAGACAGTGCACAGCGTGCTCGATAACGCCGGGATTCTGTCACTCTTCTCGGAAGTGATCAGCGTGGATGATTTGAAGACTTTCAAGCCCGATCCGCGGGTTTACGAGTACCTGGCAGAGCGCCTGGGCCGCGATAAGGGATCCGTCTGGCTTGTCTCGTCCAATGCCTGGGACGTCATCGGCGCCAAATCGGCGGGCCTGAAGGCAGCCTGGATCCGCCGCAAAGAAGAAGCCGTCTTCGATCCCTGGGAAATCGAGCCTGACGTTGTGGTTCACGATCTGATGGAGCTGGGAAAAGCTTTTTCCTGATCGCGGGTGTGGCGCAAACACTCTTGTCCGCGACTGGCTGTCTTTCGGAATGCACGACGTGCGGGCTGTTTTGTGTGACTGTCCACCCAGGTTAGCGCCGTAACTGCACGGCGCGAACCTGGGGGCACCTGCTCGAAGCACAGGCCCTGAAGGAGGCGCGCCATGATCCACGTTGGCGTTGATCTTCACCGATGACAGACTGAAATTTTCTGAGTTCTCACACAGACTTTGCTGTCCCGGTCGCCTCAAAGACCCGATGCCTATCGTTCCGCCACCTGCTCCAGCACTTCGTAAAATTCCGGATAGGAAATTCGCGCGGCGTCGGCGCCTGATATGAGTGTCTCCCCACTCGCGCGCAAGGCTGCAACTGCAAATGCCATGGCAATGCGGTGATCACCAAAGGAGTCGATCTCTGCGCCATGAAGGGTCTGCCGCCCGGGGATTCGCAGGCCATCTTCGAATTCCTCGACCTGGGCGCCCATCTTGCGGAGATTGACCGCAATTGAGGTGATGCGGTCTGATTCTTTCACTCGCAGTTCGCGCGCGTCGCGAATCTCCACGCCATCGCTGGTATAGGGCGCGATCGCCGCCAGAACAGGAATCTCATCGATGAGAGCGGCCGTCTGCGCGCCCGAGATTTTCGCGCCCTTGAGCGACCCCACCTCCATGTGAATCGTCCCCACCGGCTCGCCACGATGTTCCTCCAGGTTGAGGACCCGCGGGCGCGCACCCATCGCAGTCAGTACGTCCAGCAGCACGCCACGTGTAGGATTCAGGAGCAATCCATCAATGACCAGGTTGGATTCGGGAAACAGAGCCGCCGCGCACATGAAAAAAGCGGCTGATGAAAGATCGCCGGCCACGGTGGCTTCAATGGCGTGCAGCTTTTGGCCGCCCCGGAGTCCGGCTCGATTCCCGCTTCGCTTCACCTCCACCCCGAACTCGTGCAGAGCCACTTCCGTGTGATCGCGAGTTCGCAGCGGCTCCTCAACCCAGGTCTGGCCGTCGGCAAATAATCCCGCAAGCAAGACGGCCGACTTTACCTGCGCGCTGGCGACGGGCATG comes from the Terriglobales bacterium genome and includes:
- the aroA gene encoding 3-phosphoshikimate 1-carboxyvinyltransferase, with the protein product MDQSRNVVTIRPAKNVLGAIRFPGDKSISHRYAMLAAIAKGKTQLANYSTGADCASTLGCVAALGCTVEHRDGMIEIEGLDLQLQPPSGPLDCGNSGSTMRMLSGIAAGQSFTSEMIGDESLSRRPMQRVIDPLTAMGAKIESHGGCPPLRITGGNLHAIDYRMPVASAQVKSAVLLAGLFADGQTWVEEPLRTRDHTEVALHEFGVEVKRSGNRAGLRGGQKLHAIEATVAGDLSSAAFFMCAAALFPESNLVIDGLLLNPTRGVLLDVLTAMGARPRVLNLEEHRGEPVGTIHMEVGSLKGAKISGAQTAALIDEIPVLAAIAPYTSDGVEIRDARELRVKESDRITSIAVNLRKMGAQVEEFEDGLRIPGRQTLHGAEIDSFGDHRIAMAFAVAALRASGETLISGADAARISYPEFYEVLEQVAER
- a CDS encoding formylglycine-generating enzyme family protein; translation: MNMAAPQILPVIEPQMIVVPAGWFLMGCNSGQDVEKPVHRIWVDTFSLASTQVSNSQYARYLEETGSPAPPFWQNPDFRDPHQPVVAITWFEAAVYCDWLSRSIGRHYRLPTEAEWERAARGGREGLLFPWGNEPPQSRAHYGARWKSGPEPVATSEPNAYGLREMCENVHEWCSDWFQADYYATSPERNPQGPATGSRKSSRGGSWRHHIKISRCSARSSIPPEFQYADYGFRVACDLAG
- a CDS encoding cobalamin B12-binding domain-containing protein, producing MVKASEKKIRVLVAKPGLDGHDRGAKVIARALRDAGMEVIYTGLRQTPEMIVTASLQEDVDVIGLSILSGAHNAIVPRVMELLKQNQMEDVMVLVGGIIPDQDVAGLKQQGVAAVFQPGTPMDEIVQFIRSNVKGEPVSSAQ
- a CDS encoding NUDIX domain-containing protein; protein product: MHSAAMKLSVDIMDDNELHLPAGRTKGRGYPGFAKFFRLSHLRRLRGSEQVAAVCYRVRNRTIEFLLVRTRGGRWTFPKGSLESGLTHAQTAALEAFEEAGVHGRMEEASFARYVRRKRGDAQDSPIELAVNAHLCEVLRQDPPQEFDRNPTWFPPEKAKRRLREDRSPEYGAELSRVVDRALMRIRQLRNGTHPSGDALQKVTFIDDARRRLSRGKARKKK
- a CDS encoding haloacid dehalogenase type II — encoded protein: MPHALGFDVYGTLVDVHALVEQLRSFAGDQAQHLSELWRQKQVEYAFRRGLMRNYQDFGVCTAQALTFALRSLKINLPEADELRMLSQYLNLPPYSDVVSGLEILKANGHRVVAFSNGTEKTVHSVLDNAGILSLFSEVISVDDLKTFKPDPRVYEYLAERLGRDKGSVWLVSSNAWDVIGAKSAGLKAAWIRRKEEAVFDPWEIEPDVVVHDLMELGKAFS
- a CDS encoding protein-methionine-sulfoxide reductase heme-binding subunit MsrQ — translated: MTKAQIRFLKVLVFLLCLGPVAHLVWKGFHGMLGANPIEVITHSTGDWTLLFLLFTLSITPLRKLTGFLELIRFRRMLGLFAFFYATLHFMTYIWLDKFFDVHEMLADIAKRKFITVGFTAFVLLIPLALTSTSGMIRRLGGKRWRGLHRLIYASAALGVFHYLWLVKADIRRPLYYGIALAVLLLWRLLSWAIPFFSHRPAAPKDVSYVSN
- the msrP gene encoding protein-methionine-sulfoxide reductase catalytic subunit MsrP — protein: MLIKKPNDIPSSEITPKSTYMNRRKFMTGVAAGGALLVAGRFLGHLLSPHETVSAAAKLDAAKSQFSTTEKQTPLNDITNYNNFYEFSTDKYEPAHLAQSLQTRPWAVEVAGLVQKPRTLEIDSILKSSRLEERIYRHRCVEGWSMVIPWVGFPLSALLKQLNPLGTAKYVQFTTKYDPKQMPGQRYGVLDWPYVEGLRMDEAMHPLTILAVGLYGEELPKQDGAPIRLVVPWKYGFKSIKSIVKINFVEKEPTTTWSAAAPNEYGFYSNVNPDVDHPRWSQKTERRIGEFYKRPTLMFNGYGDQVAGLYTGMDLRKYF
- a CDS encoding DNA-3-methyladenine glycosylase; this encodes MRHAVRHLKKSDPVLAAIIERVGPCRLTFRDPTFQSMVRSIVFQQLHGSAARAIFDRLVVAAGGTLTPESILALSEAQMRAVGLSKQKLSYIRDLAERTHSGEIEFDRLPAMTDEDVIEHLTRVKGIGVWSAQMFLIFALRRPNVMPTVDYGVNSAIRRAYGKRKMPKPKYILKIAEKWHPYRSVACWYLWRYAEMKDGNPQRK
- a CDS encoding enoyl-CoA hydratase/isomerase family protein; translation: MPDFFSIETRDKVSILRLVSADGTNRLSRACVLALTKAVRELACTSPPSPLIITGNEKFFSAGADLSEIVLLSSDALAFAQMGQALTQLVDDFPAPVCAAIHGYCMGGGLDLVLACDYRIAAPNAEFGHRGAALGLITGWGGTQRLPRLIGRAKALQMFVAAEKLRAPQALAAGLVDAVAGDPLTEALRLCNRINGTKNPEGAPL